The nucleotide sequence ACCCTCGTCGCGGCGGGCTTCCTCGACCAAGAGGCCGAAACCGCCCGCTACCGGCTCGGCGCTGCCGTCGCCGAACTCGGACAACTCGCCTTCCACCAACGCGGACTCCACCACGCCGCACCAGAACTGGAGCAACTGAGCCGACGAACCTCCGCCACCGCCGATCTGGCGATCCGCAGCGGTCACCACGCGCTCATCCTCGTGGGCCGCTCAGTCCAACCCGGAACCGGACTCGGCCTGCGCCGACCCCTGCACTCGACAGCCCTCGGCAAGGTCCTGCTCGCCTGGGCCGGTCCGAACGACGCCGACGGCGACGGCCTGGTGGCCGATCTCCAGCCGTTGAAGCCGGTGACCGCGCGGACGATCACCGACCCCGAGGCGCTGCGCGCCGAACTGCGGACTGT is from Yinghuangia sp. ASG 101 and encodes:
- a CDS encoding IclR family transcriptional regulator; the protein is MPPPPAPAGAQAVQRALAILDCFRENGADGLSASDLARLTGLSVSTAHRLARTLVAAGFLDQEAETARYRLGAAVAELGQLAFHQRGLHHAAPELEQLSRRTSATADLAIRSGHHALILVGRSVQPGTGLGLRRPLHSTALGKVLLAWAGPNDADGDGLVADLQPLKPVTARTITDPEALRAELRTVRAAGYAVNDGESAEHVRTLAVPVLDRTGTAHAALAVRTTPTVMTENRLPWFLANARTCADALEVLLLPPHHRPLH